A window of the Clupea harengus chromosome 8, Ch_v2.0.2, whole genome shotgun sequence genome harbors these coding sequences:
- the sept8a gene encoding septin-8-A produces MAATDVDIFSNEEKRNLSLGGHVGFDSLPDQLVSKSVTQGFCFNILCVGETGIGKSTLMNTLFNTMFENEEASHYQNSVYLRPRTYDLQESNVHLKLTIVDTVGFGDQINKEDSYKPIVDYIDTQFENYLQEELKIKRSLFNYHDTRIHICLYFIAPTGHSLKSLDLVTMKKLDSKVNIIPIIAKADTISKSELHKFKIKIMSELVSNGVQIYQFPTDDEAVTEINSSMNAHLPFAVVGSVEEVKVGNKTVRARQYPWGVVQVENESHCDFVKLREMLIRVNMEDLREQTHARHYELYRRCKLEEMGFKDTDPDSQPFSLQETYEAKRKEFLGDLQRKEEEMRQMFVSKVKETEAELKEKEKELHDKFEQLKRMHQEEKRKVEEKRRDIEEEMNAFNRRKVAAETLSLSQPLKKDKDKKN; encoded by the exons ATGGCTGCTACCGACGTTGACATATTTTCT aatgaAGAAAAGCGCAACCTGAGTTTGGGCGGTCATGTTGGCTTTGACAGTCTGCCCGATCAGCTGGTCAGTAAATCGGTGACACAGGGCTTCTGCTTCAacatcctgtgtgtgg GGGAGACGGGTATCGGCAAGTCGACGTTAATGAACACGCTGTTTAATACGATGTTTGAGAACGAGGAGGCGAGTCACTACCAGAACAGTGTGTACTTGCGGCCCAGAACGTACGACCTGCAGGAGAGTAACGTGCACCTAAAACTCACCATCGTGGACACGGTCGGTTTTGGCGACCAAATCAACAAagaagacag TTATAAGCCTATAGTGGATTATATCGACACACAGTTTGAAAACTACCTTCAGGAGGAGCTAAAAATCAAGCGATCCCTCTTCAACTACCATGACACCAGAATTCATATCTGCCTTTATTTCATCGCTCCCACTGGGCATTCACTCAAGTCTCTGGATTTAGTCACCATGAAAAAACTGGACAGTAAG gtTAATATTATCCCAATCATTGCTAAAGCAGACACAATTTCTAAGAGTGAACTGCATAAGTTCAAGATCAAAATCATGAGTGAATTGGTGAGCAACGGCGTGCAGATCTACCAGTTTCCTACAGATGACGAGGCAGTCACAGAGATCAACTCCTCTATGAAC GCCCATCTCCCCTTCGCCGTGGTGGGGAGTGTGGAGGAGGTCAAGGTGGGGAACAAGACAGTGAGAGCCAGGCAGTACCCATGGGGAGTGGTGCAAG ttgaGAACGAGAGCCACTGTGACTTTGTGAAGCTGAGGGAGATGCTGATCCGCGTGAACATGGAGGACCTCCGAGAGCAGACCCACGCGCGCCACTATGAACTCTACCGCCGCTGCAAGCTGGAGGAGATGGGCTTCAAAGACACCGACCCCGACAGCCAACCTTTCAG CCTACAGGAGACCTACGAGGCCAAGAGGAAAGAGTTCCTGGGCGACCTGCAGCgcaaggaggaggagatgaggcaGATGTTCGTCAGCAAAGTAAAGGAGACGGAGGCTGAgctgaaggagaaggaaaaagag CTGCATGACAAGTTTGAGCAGCTGAAGCGCATGCaccaggaggagaagaggaaggtggaggagaagaggcgaGACATCGAGGAGGAGATGAACGCCTTCAACAGGAGGAAGGTCGCCGCCGAGACGCTATCCCTCTCGCAGCCGCTCAAGAAGGACAAGGACAAGAAAAA tTAA